CCAAGACCGGAAACCAGCCCGCTCCAGATGCCGCCGGCACCGAAATCCAGCACGAAGCCGAAGACGTAGGCGCATGGCAGACCGACACCCCAATAGGCGAGGCTGGCGATGACCATGGGCACGCTTGTGTCCTGCAGACCGCGCAGAAGTCCCAGATTGACCACCTGCATCGCGTCTACCAACTGGAACAGCGCGGCGAAGATCAGCAGCAGCGTGCCCAGCGCGATGATCGCATCGCGCGCCGGGTCGGTCGGGTCGACGAAGGCGCCCAGCAACAGGTCCGGCAGCGTCACGAACAACACCGTCGCCAGCGCGACCATGCCCAGCGACAGCATGACCGCCACCTGCGCTCCGCGCGCCAGGTGCTGAGCGTCCCTCCGGCCATATGCCGTGCTGGCCCGCACCGTGGCCGCGTTGGCCAGGCCCAGATGCACCATGAAGGTCGCGGTGGCGATCTGCAGCGCGATGCCATGGGCGGCCAGGGGTATCGTGCCCAGCCAGCCCATCATCACCGCCGACATCGCGAACAGCGCCACCTCGGCCAGCGTGGTCAGTCCGATCGGGATGCCCAGACGCGCGACGGACGCGAACATCTCCCAGTCCGGGCGCCACAGCCGCTGGAATAGCGCGTGTTCCGGCAAGCGGCGCAGGGCGTAGGCGATGACCAGCACCAGCGACACCGAATGCGACACGACAGAAGCCCAGGCAGCGCCGCGCAACCCCATTTCCGGGGCACCCCAATTGCCGAAGATCAGGGCGTAATTGGCCAACGCGTTGGCAATCGCGGCCGCAACGGTGATCCAGAACACGATGCGCGTGTGTTCCAGCCCCGCCAGGTAGTTGCGCAGCACCATCACGCCCAGCGCCGGCAGCATGCCCCATCCGGCTATGCGCAGGTAGGTCTGGGCGTCCAGCGCCACCTGCTCTTCCTGTCCGATGGCGCGCAGGATCGGTGCCGAGGCCCACATCAGCGGCATCACCGCGAAGAAGAAGATCGCCGACAGCCACAACCCCATGCGGGTAGCGCGGCGAATCTGCTGGTCGTCACCCGTCGTGGCAAAGCCCGCGACCATCGGCATGACAGCCCAACCGAACCCGGCACCGAACAGCAGAAAGACGTGGTAAAGTGACGTCGCCAGCGTCATCGCCGCCAGCTCGGGAACGCCGTACCAACCCATCATCACGGTGTCCGTCAGCCCGATGGCGAACTGCGCGAGGTGCCCGCCGATCAAGGGCAGGCCCAAGGCGAGGATGGCGCGCGCATGCGCGGCCCGGGTCATCGGAGCAGTGGACATGGGTGCAATTAGTCCGGTTGGCCGACACTGCGCAACCGCCGACAGCAACAGGCTGCCCCGAACTGGGGTCTGGCCGTGGCTGCATCGTCGTCGATTTTGCCGTAATCGTGTTCAATCCCTGCGCGACTGTGGTATTGTCAACGCATTGTTGACGCGCTTTGACACGAAAGATTGTATCCATGCCCGATCCCGTGGCCGTGCAGGACCTTGTCGCAAACGCCCGGCGATTTCTGACCGAATTGGCGGCCAACAACACCCGCGAATGGTTTCAGGGCGAAAAGCATCGCTACGATTCCGAGTTGAAGCGCCCGGCGGAACGGCTGCTTGGTGATCTCGCCCCGCATCTCGAAGCGCTGGCCGGGGCGCCCGTGCGCCAGAAACTGTTTCGACCGCATCGCGATATCCGCTTCAGCACCGACAAGACGCCGTATCATACGCACTTGCATCTGGCTTGGTCGATCCAGGACGGGCGGGGCTGGTATTTCGGACTGTCGCCCAGCTATGCAACCGCGGGGGCCGGCATCATGGCCTTCGACAAGGTCCAGATCGACCGTTGGCGCGATGCCGTCGCCGGGCCGCGCGGCACGGCACTGACCGGTATTCTGGACCAGATCGGGGGGCGCATCGATCCGCCCGAGCTCAAGCGGGTACCGCCGCCGTTTCCCGGCGACCATCCGCATCATGCACTGCTGCGCCGCAAGGGATTGACGGTGTGGGTTGACGATCTGGCGCCGGTCATCGCGGCAGACCCTTTCGGCGGCCTGTCCGGCGCCTTTGAACGGCTGTCGCCCGTCATGACCTGGTTGGGCGACACGCTCTGACGTTCGGCATCACTCCTTGACCCGGCGGTTGTCGGGATGGAGCGCCTTGCCGAGGATGTGATCGGACCGGTGGATGACATGCCCCGCGCCGCCGACGATCATCGGATCCGGCGCCTTCGCGATCTTGCGATCCTTGCCCGGGTATGCCAGCGAGTTCAGGAAATGGCGCATGCAGTTCAACCGCGCGCGTTTCTTGTCGTCCGACTTGACCACCGTCCAGGGCGCGTCGGCGGTATCGGTGTAAAAGAACATCGCCTCTTTCGCCTCGGTGTAGTCATCCCACTTGTTCAGGCTGGCCATGTCGATCGGGCTGAGTTTCCACTGTTTGAGCGGATCGGTCTCGCGGCTTTCGAAGCGGCGTTTCTGTTCCGGCCGGGTGACCGAGAACCAGTACTTGTAGAGCTGGATGCCCGAACGCACCAGCATCCGTTCGAGCTCCGGGGTCTGACGCATGAATTCAAGGTATTCGCTGGGTTCGCAAAAGCCCATGACGCGTTCCACGCCGGCGCGGTTGTACCATGACCGGTCGAACAGGACGATCTCGCCCTCGGTCGGCAGGTGCTGGATATAGCGTTGGAAATACCATTGCCCGCGTTCCAGTTCGGTGGGCTTGTTCAGCGCCACGACCCGCGCGGTGCGCGGGTTCAGATGTTCTGTGAACCGCTTGATCGTGCCGCCCTTGCCGGCGGCGTCGCGACCTTCGAACAACAGCACGAACTTCTGTCCGGTCTCCTGTGCCCACAACTGCACTTTCAGCAACTCGGCCTGTAGCTGTGCCTTTTCGCGCTCGTAACTGCGGCGGGACAGCTTGGTGGCATAGGGGTATTCGCCGGTTTCGAATGCACGCCGGATATCCGCAGCGCTTGGCATGTTGCGACGCACCGGTTTGGGTTGCACCGGCGTCTGTTCCTGGGTTTCGGGCGCAGTCGTCTCTTGGGCCGGGTTGCCGTCCATTGCAAATCCTCGCTGTGTTTTCTGGCCTCATTCTAGCGCTTGCCAAGGCAGTCCGCCTTGAGCCGTGTCAAAAAGAAGTGGCCGACGCTCAGCTTTCTTGGCAGGGCGGATTTCCGGGCAGGCCCGACGCGGAACCACCCCCATTGCTTTTCCTTGCCGCATCCGGCAACAGAACCCGAACGAAAGAGGGAGACCACCATGACCCGGATCGAGACATGTTTTGCCGCGTTGGCCCGCGACGGCAAGAAAGCCTTCGTTTCGTACATCATGGCGGGCGATCCCGATTATGACACCGCGCTCGAGGTGATGATGGGATTGCCGGCGGCTGGCGTCGATGTGATCGAACTGGGCCTGCCCTTCACCGATCCGATGGCCGATGGGCCGACGATCCAACTGGCCGGACAACGCGCGCTGGATGCCGGCATGACCCTGCCCCGGACACTCGATATGGTGCGGGCCTTCCGTGCGACCGACGATACAACCCCGATCGTGTTGATGGGCTACTACAACCCGATCTATTCCCGCGGTGTCGACCGCTTTCTGGTCGAGGCCAAGGAGGCCGGGATCGACGGGCTGATCGTGGTCGACCTGCCGCCCGAAGAGGACGAGGAGTTGTGCATTCCGGCGCAGGCGGCCGGGCTGAACTTCATCCGGCTGGCGACCCCCACGACCGATGACAAGCGCCTGCCCAAGGTGCTGCAGAACACCTCGGGTTTCGTCTATTACGTGTCGATCACCGGGATCACCGGCGCTGCCGCGGCGCAAGCCACCGATGTCGCGCCGGAAGTGGCGCGGATCAAGGCCAAGACCGACCTGCCGGTGATCGTTGGCTTTGGCATCCGCACGCCCGAAACATCCCGCGCGATCGCCTCGGTCGCTGATGGCTGTGTCGTCGGCAGCGCGATCGTCGGCGAATTGGCGACAGGCAAGAGCCCAAGCGAAGTGCTGGCCTTCGTCAAGTCGCTGGCCGACGGCGCCCACGCCGCCTGACACCGCGGCGTCAGCCGCGCGCTTCGTCCAGCCGGCGCCGCAACCTGCCCAGGGCGTCGATCAGGAACCCGATCTCGTCCTCGGACAAGACATCGGTGATCGGCGCCATGTCCGGGCCGATGGCCTTGATCGCCTCGTCGCGAAACCGGCGCCCGGTTTCCGTCAGCCAGACCTGCTTCGACCTCGCGTCGTCGGGGTTGCGGCGCAACTCGACGAATTTGTGCTTTTCCAGACCGGCCAGAGTATGCGTCATCGTCGTCTTCGGAACCTGGAAAGACCGGGCCAGTTCCAGCGGCGTGCGCCCGTCCTTGACCCGGATCAGGTGGTTGACGACGCTGAAATGCGGCAGCAGCATGCCATCCGGCAGCCGCGCCTCGAGAAAGGCGCGGCTGAGCTGGGCGATGATGCCCACTTCGTTGAACAGTTGAAAGGTGCGCCCCGGAGCATCCGGGGTCGTATCAGGCATCGCGCATCCGTGTCTCCAATGCCCATCGCGGTGTGCGGGGCGTCGTCGGAGCGTATCCCAACAGCCCGAGCATTTGAACCGTGCCGCCCGGCGGGGCATAGGCGGTGTGGATCGCTTGGTATAGCGGCGCCATTTCGGCATATTCCTGCAACACCTGGCTGACCGGCCGCACCGCCAACCCGGCCCCGGTCGCGGCAAGGTTCAGCCGCAACCAGCGCGCACCGACCTCGATCTGGTCGAAACGGCTGTTGCCCGGCGTGGTCTGCAAGACGAAGGCCGGCGTGCCCAGAATGGCATCCCGGGTGCCTTCGATGGCGGTCCGCGATCCCGGATTCTCGGGGTCGGATGCCGCTTCTCGGGTGAACAGACCAAGCCTTGCCAGCACTTCGAGCTGGACCCCCCCGGCATCGATCCCGTCCGGCCGGGCATTGATTTCGGCCTTGCCGATCCGCAGCAGGTCGATGCTTTCCTGCCAGGCCGGTTGGGTCGACGCTTCGACCAGCCAGGCCTCGACGGCCAGGCTTCGCAAGGTGTCGGCATCGTCACCGCCGGTAAAGACCTCGGCATAGGCAGCAAGCGGTGCAGCGGCCGCGGGGGTCACCGGTTGCGGATCGAAGGCATCCTTGTGACTGCGCCGCGCCATCGCGTGGGCGAAAAGCGGATCGGGCTGCGCCCTGTCCGGAACGAAGCGGCACAGCGCGACCGGTCCGCTCTCGCCTTCCGGGAACAGGGTTTGTTCGATGCCGATGCGATCCTGTGCAGCCGCCATCCGCATCAGGTCAAGGAAACAGCCCATCCCGATGGTCAACTGGCGTGCGAAAGGGTCAGTGACGGGCAGGTTCCGCGACGG
This sequence is a window from Thalassococcus arenae. Protein-coding genes within it:
- a CDS encoding MATE family efflux transporter, which translates into the protein MSTAPMTRAAHARAILALGLPLIGGHLAQFAIGLTDTVMMGWYGVPELAAMTLATSLYHVFLLFGAGFGWAVMPMVAGFATTGDDQQIRRATRMGLWLSAIFFFAVMPLMWASAPILRAIGQEEQVALDAQTYLRIAGWGMLPALGVMVLRNYLAGLEHTRIVFWITVAAAIANALANYALIFGNWGAPEMGLRGAAWASVVSHSVSLVLVIAYALRRLPEHALFQRLWRPDWEMFASVARLGIPIGLTTLAEVALFAMSAVMMGWLGTIPLAAHGIALQIATATFMVHLGLANAATVRASTAYGRRDAQHLARGAQVAVMLSLGMVALATVLFVTLPDLLLGAFVDPTDPARDAIIALGTLLLIFAALFQLVDAMQVVNLGLLRGLQDTSVPMVIASLAYWGVGLPCAYVFGFVLDFGAGGIWSGLVSGLGVAAVLLAWRFWRIKLPELTGQRGLAPGRIAH
- a CDS encoding TIGR02453 family protein — translated: MPDPVAVQDLVANARRFLTELAANNTREWFQGEKHRYDSELKRPAERLLGDLAPHLEALAGAPVRQKLFRPHRDIRFSTDKTPYHTHLHLAWSIQDGRGWYFGLSPSYATAGAGIMAFDKVQIDRWRDAVAGPRGTALTGILDQIGGRIDPPELKRVPPPFPGDHPHHALLRRKGLTVWVDDLAPVIAADPFGGLSGAFERLSPVMTWLGDTL
- the ppk2 gene encoding polyphosphate kinase 2 yields the protein MDGNPAQETTAPETQEQTPVQPKPVRRNMPSAADIRRAFETGEYPYATKLSRRSYEREKAQLQAELLKVQLWAQETGQKFVLLFEGRDAAGKGGTIKRFTEHLNPRTARVVALNKPTELERGQWYFQRYIQHLPTEGEIVLFDRSWYNRAGVERVMGFCEPSEYLEFMRQTPELERMLVRSGIQLYKYWFSVTRPEQKRRFESRETDPLKQWKLSPIDMASLNKWDDYTEAKEAMFFYTDTADAPWTVVKSDDKKRARLNCMRHFLNSLAYPGKDRKIAKAPDPMIVGGAGHVIHRSDHILGKALHPDNRRVKE
- the trpA gene encoding tryptophan synthase subunit alpha gives rise to the protein MTRIETCFAALARDGKKAFVSYIMAGDPDYDTALEVMMGLPAAGVDVIELGLPFTDPMADGPTIQLAGQRALDAGMTLPRTLDMVRAFRATDDTTPIVLMGYYNPIYSRGVDRFLVEAKEAGIDGLIVVDLPPEEDEELCIPAQAAGLNFIRLATPTTDDKRLPKVLQNTSGFVYYVSITGITGAAAAQATDVAPEVARIKAKTDLPVIVGFGIRTPETSRAIASVADGCVVGSAIVGELATGKSPSEVLAFVKSLADGAHAA
- a CDS encoding MarR family winged helix-turn-helix transcriptional regulator, whose translation is MPDTTPDAPGRTFQLFNEVGIIAQLSRAFLEARLPDGMLLPHFSVVNHLIRVKDGRTPLELARSFQVPKTTMTHTLAGLEKHKFVELRRNPDDARSKQVWLTETGRRFRDEAIKAIGPDMAPITDVLSEDEIGFLIDALGRLRRRLDEARG
- a CDS encoding Acg family FMN-binding oxidoreductase, with the translated sequence MTYSRRKTLGLIGGGTVLAATAGLGAFAASRTPARALAPWDMAGGYGDPRMNALSYALLAPNPHNRQPWQAELRGDDMVAIWRDPSRNLPVTDPFARQLTIGMGCFLDLMRMAAAQDRIGIEQTLFPEGESGPVALCRFVPDRAQPDPLFAHAMARRSHKDAFDPQPVTPAAAAPLAAYAEVFTGGDDADTLRSLAVEAWLVEASTQPAWQESIDLLRIGKAEINARPDGIDAGGVQLEVLARLGLFTREAASDPENPGSRTAIEGTRDAILGTPAFVLQTTPGNSRFDQIEVGARWLRLNLAATGAGLAVRPVSQVLQEYAEMAPLYQAIHTAYAPPGGTVQMLGLLGYAPTTPRTPRWALETRMRDA